In Bacillota bacterium, the DNA window CGTCAGACGCCTGGAAGAAGGGCTCAAACGGGCGCAGGAACTCGTGCGTCTGGCGCCTCCTGAGCTGCCTGATCCGGAAGAGCTCGAGGAGATGGAAGAGGGCGAGCGCGAACGTCTGGAGAAGACGCTGGAGGCCATCACGCTGGCGCAGAATGCCCAGCAGATACAGGAGGAGATTGAAGAACTGCGGCGCCTGGCCACCCAAGCCAGGGGCGTGGAGGAGTCGGGTGCGGAGGCCAAGCTTTCCAAGCTCAAACAACTCCTTCAGGACGAAGGCTTCTTCGATCGCCCGGACAAGCGGCTGCTCATATTCACCGAGTTCAAGGATACTCTGGATTACCTGGTTCAGAACCTGTCCGCCTGGGGATTTCGCGTCGGCTGCATCCACGGCAGCATGAAGCCTGGCTCCCGGGACGAGCCCGGCACACGCCTCCACGCCGAGCAACAGTTCCGCGAAGGGGCCATCCAAATCCTTGTTGCCACGGAGGCGGCGGGAGAGGGCATTAACCTGCAGGTGTGCAACATCCTCTTCAACTACGATATCCCGTGGAACCCGAATCGGCTCGAGCAGCGCATGGGGCGTATCCACCGGTACGGGCAGCGGAAGGACTGCCTGATTTTCAACTTCGTCGCCACCAACACCGTGGAAGGACGCGTGCTCCAGCGGTTGCTGGATAAACTCCAGGAAATCCGTAACGCTCTGGACGACGATGCCGTCTTCAACGTGGTCGGCGAAATCCTCCCGGCCGCCCACATAGAACGGGTTCTGCGTGACTACTACGCTGGACGCCTTGGTGACGCCGACCTGGAAGACCGGCTGCTCAGGAACGTAGACGAGAAGCAGTTCCGCGCCATCTGCCAAAACGCCCTGGAAGGCCTGGCCACGAAGAGGCTAAACCTCCAGATGCTCATTGAGCGGCGGGCGCGCGCACAGGAAAGGCGCATCGTCCCGGAGACTGTCGCCCGCTTCATCCGAGAAGCGGCCGAGTACATACCGCTCAACGTGAAGACCTTCCCTCGCCTTCCCCACACCTTCGAACCGGGTAAGACACCCACCGTGCTGCGGCAGTATGAAAGAGACTCCGATTGGCGGCTCCCCCCGCTGGCCGAGAAATATGCGCGGTGTTCGACTGATCGGGACACAGCTGAGGTGAATAACCTGGAGTGGGTCACTCCTGGGCATCCCCTGTTCGAAGCGATCCGGCGGCACATCTACAGGGAGGCGCTGGACGCATTCAATAAAGGGGCAACCTTTTACTCGCTCCAACACGACCAGCCCGCGCGCATCGACTTCTACCGGGCACGCGTGGTGGATGGCCTGGGCAACGTGGTCCACGAGCGGCTATTTGCTGTCGAGATCTCTGAAGGCCGGGAGCCTCGCCTGCGGGAGCCTAACCTCCTTGGAAACTTGTTGCCGGCCTCCGAAAAGGGGACGCAGGACGCAACTGGAGACCCCACCGCCTCGGCCGCGCTCCCCGCAGAGGACGCGAGCGAAGCACTGGAAGGTCGCGCTACCCTTCCGCGGGTGGCCAGCCTCCCGGAAGCCACGGCCTGGCTCAACGAGCACGCTCTGACACCGTTCCTGGAAGAAACCCGCAAAGAGCGTCTGGCGGAGGTGGACCGCATCGCGGCTCACGTGGAACTTTCCCTTACCGAGCTCCTGCACCGCGCCGATGAAGAAATCGGCCGAGCAGCAGTCGAGGTAGAAATGAAGGTCCCCGGGGCAGAGGGTCGCCTCGCTAGAGCCGAAGCGCGGCATGCAGAGCTCCTTGCCCGCCGGGAGCGCCGTCGGAAAGAGCTCGAGCAGCAGCGTTCGCTGTCGCTCCAGGCGGTGGAACGTCTGGCGACTGTCCTCGTGCTACCTCATCCGGCGCGCAAGGCGCCCGACGTTCAGCGGTTGCAGCCTGACCCCGAGACCGAAGCTATCGCCATGCGGGTGGTGATGGAGTACGAAAAGGCCCACGGTCGTCAAGCTTACGACGTGCACGAAGAAAACCTGGGGTACGACATCACCAGTCTCGACCTCAATTCCGGGGAGCTCCGGCTGATCGAGGTCAAAGGCCTCAGCGGTGCCGCCGGCATGGTGTTGCTCACCCCCAACGAGCGTCGCGTGGCCGAAGATCGCCGTGATTGTTACTGGCTCTATATTGTTACCAACTGCAAGACCACCCCGCGCCTGCAGGAGCCGATCAAGGACCCGGCCCGCTTCCCCTGGCACGAAGTAACCAAGGTGCAACATTACTGGTTGGAGGTCAACGCCCTTACCCAGCCCATGCGCGTTAGACAGCCCGGACCCACATATGACGTTGGCCCGCCGGGGGGCGGTTACTCATGAGACGTCTCGACGGCAACGGACACGGACTGATTACGGAGACGTCGGCGGGCGTTGCCGATCCCGTGGGGGTGAACTGAAGAATGATACCCAAGGGATGCAAGCGACTGGCCGAGGTAGACTTCCCCATTGCCGTGGTGTCCAGGCATGCGGTTCGGGAGAAGTCCATACGCCACGGGCACCCGTCTACGTTGCACCTGTGGTGGGCGCGACGGCCACTGGCTGCCTGCAGGGCAATGCTCCTGGCTCTACTCTGGCCCGACCCGTGCGATCCCCTGTGCCCCGAGGAATTTAAACATAGAGCACGCGACCTCCTTCCTCCCATCCAGGGGCAGATTGGTCCCACCGATCAAGATCTTCGCAAGGCACTTCTAAGGTTCATCGGAGACTTCGCTAACTGGGACCTGTCGGCCAACGCCAACTACTTGGAAGCCAGCCGCGAGCTTGTGAAGGCGGCATACGATGGGGAACCGCCGTTCGTCGTCGATCCGTTTGCGGGGGGTGGATCCATCCCGCTAGAGGCGTTGCGGGTCGGCTGCGACGCCTTCGCCAGTGACCTCAACCCAGTCGCCTGC includes these proteins:
- a CDS encoding helicase-related protein; this translates as HSAGPDIWVVGLVGTRSERFRRAILTSRDLESLTVLGAGRTYDGDARLLRLGLQAYSLGIAYEFDPYFGLSISRVDPLPHQLEAVYDYLLKLARVRFLLADDAGAGKTIMAGLLIRELELRGLAERILIVCPANLSFQWQRELKEKFDEKFLVLKGQDIREQFGVNQWLEQNRVITSLDLAKREDILPGLRQVHWDLVIVDEAHRMSAADESHKSQRYKLGELLRDTSDHLLLLTATPHKGDPVNFSLFLQLLDADAYADVKSIRQAMDRGRAPFYLRRTKEAMVYFPERRPDGTWVAQKIFTRRIPHTVEFHIEGAEFELYRDVTRFVKQQSARAAAQGDDPRARAVGFLMSLYQRRLASSAYAVRHSLENRVRRLEEGLKRAQELVRLAPPELPDPEELEEMEEGERERLEKTLEAITLAQNAQQIQEEIEELRRLATQARGVEESGAEAKLSKLKQLLQDEGFFDRPDKRLLIFTEFKDTLDYLVQNLSAWGFRVGCIHGSMKPGSRDEPGTRLHAEQQFREGAIQILVATEAAGEGINLQVCNILFNYDIPWNPNRLEQRMGRIHRYGQRKDCLIFNFVATNTVEGRVLQRLLDKLQEIRNALDDDAVFNVVGEILPAAHIERVLRDYYAGRLGDADLEDRLLRNVDEKQFRAICQNALEGLATKRLNLQMLIERRARAQERRIVPETVARFIREAAEYIPLNVKTFPRLPHTFEPGKTPTVLRQYERDSDWRLPPLAEKYARCSTDRDTAEVNNLEWVTPGHPLFEAIRRHIYREALDAFNKGATFYSLQHDQPARIDFYRARVVDGLGNVVHERLFAVEISEGREPRLREPNLLGNLLPASEKGTQDATGDPTASAALPAEDASEALEGRATLPRVASLPEATAWLNEHALTPFLEETRKERLAEVDRIAAHVELSLTELLHRADEEIGRAAVEVEMKVPGAEGRLARAEARHAELLARRERRRKELEQQRSLSLQAVERLATVLVLPHPARKAPDVQRLQPDPETEAIAMRVVMEYEKAHGRQAYDVHEENLGYDITSLDLNSGELRLIEVKGLSGAAGMVLLTPNERRVAEDRRDCYWLYIVTNCKTTPRLQEPIKDPARFPWHEVTKVQHYWLEVNALTQPMRVRQPGPTYDVGPPGGGYS